One Chryseobacterium sp. StRB126 genomic region harbors:
- a CDS encoding DUF4126 domain-containing protein has protein sequence MLDQVPYFSYVISAFIGIGLSAATGFRVFLPLFAVSLASYFHWIPMSESFEWLAGLPALITTGIATVVEILAYYIPFVDHLLDTVSVPMATVAGSILFASQFAELGTFPQWALALIAGGGTAATISSGFAGIRAASTATTGGLGNSVVGTTETAGAGIMTVLAMVAPIIAAILAIILLVVVVVYGRKAWRKLRGKKTASTE, from the coding sequence ATCAGTGCCTTTATTGGCATTGGACTATCTGCTGCTACCGGCTTCAGGGTTTTTCTTCCTCTGTTCGCCGTAAGTCTTGCGTCTTATTTTCATTGGATTCCAATGAGTGAAAGTTTTGAATGGCTGGCGGGCTTGCCTGCGCTCATCACTACAGGAATCGCAACGGTTGTTGAAATTTTAGCTTATTATATTCCATTCGTAGATCATTTACTGGATACTGTTTCTGTTCCTATGGCCACTGTAGCAGGCTCTATCTTATTCGCCAGCCAGTTTGCCGAATTAGGAACCTTTCCGCAATGGGCACTGGCTTTAATTGCAGGCGGAGGAACGGCTGCGACCATAAGCTCCGGTTTTGCAGGAATACGGGCCGCTTCTACTGCCACCACAGGAGGATTGGGAAACTCTGTCGTGGGAACTACTGAAACAGCAGGAGCCGGTATTATGACTGTACTTGCAATGGTAGCACCTATTATTGCAGCTATTCTAGCCATTATCTTATTGGTTGTGGTAGTTGTATATGGACGAAAAGCATGGAGGAAGCTCAGGGGTAAAAAAACCGCTTCCACTGAATAA